From the Terriglobales bacterium genome, the window GATGCGGGGCTGACGTCGGCAAAGTAGAAGTCGAACGCGACCAGCATGTGGTCGATGGCGAGGGGGAAGACGAGGTTGGTGTCGAGGTAGCCCTCGTACCAGTTGAACATCACGTTGGGATAGAGCCAGTAGTAGAGCGCCTGGCCCTGGCGCACCTGCGCGGTCATCGCTTCGCCGCCCGAGGGATCGATGGGGCTGGACTGCAGGCAGAAGCGGCCGTTGTTCTCGATGGTGTAGTTCTTGTACTCGAGGATGGAGTTCAGTCCCTTGTGCAGGTGCGGGACGTGGTAGCCGCCGTCGAGGTAGTTGTCGACGAAGACCTTCCAGTTGCACTTGAGCTCGAAGACGCGGCGCTCAGCGAAGTGCAGCTTCTCCAGGTGCATCGGGGTGAACTGCTGGACCATGGCGCCGAGGTAGTCGGAGAGCGAGACGGCGTTGGGGTCGAGGCAGACGAAGACGAACTTTTCCCAGAGCTCGACGCGCACGGGCACCAGGCCCATCTGGCTGCGCTCGAAACACTGGACGCCGTCGAACTCGGGCACGCCCTTGAGCGCGCCGTCGAGGCCGTAGGTCCAGCCATGATACGGGCAGCGCAGGTGCTGCGCGGTGCCGCAGGGCTCGGTCATGACGGCGGCGGCGTGGTGGCGGCAGACGTTGTAGAAGGCGCGCAGCTGCTGGTCGGCGCCGCGCACCGCGACGATGGGCTCGCCGGCGACCTCGGCGGTGATGAACTGGCCGGGGTGCGCGAGCTGCTCGGCGCGGCCGACCATCTGCCAGCTGCGCGCGAAGACGGTCCGGCGCTCGAGCTCGGCGACGCGCTCGTCGGTGTACCACTCGGCGGGGATGGTGTGCGCGCGCTCCAGCGGCGCGGTGTCGTCGTAGTTGCGGATGATGGCTTCGAGCGTGGTGTCCATGGCGTGGTCAGCGGATCATCGTACTGCACTCATGGAAGATCAGGCTACCGTTGCTCCGGCTTTCGTGCCGAGCGCTTCCAGTACAGGTATCCCGGGACGCCGATGAGCATGATGAAGACACCGACGAGCGCTTCCTTGCGATTCGTATAAGCCACGATCGCGGCCCAGATGCTCCCGATGACCAGGTAGATCGCGGGGAGCCCGGGGTAGCCGGTGCAGCGATAAGGCCGCGGCACGTCCGGCCGGGTACGGCGCAACACGAACAGGGCCGCCACCGTGCCGACGTAGGCGATCACGCCCATGAACATGACGTAGGTGTAGAGCTCGTCGTAGCGGCCGCTGAGCGCCAGCACACCGGACCAGGCGCCCAGCACCACGAGCGAGCGTGAGGGCGTCCGGTAACGCGGGTGGACGTAGGAGAGCTGGGGGAAGAATGCCTTGTCGCAGGCCATAGCATAGACGACGCGCGCGCCGGCGAGCGTGCAGGCGGAGGCGGCGCCGAAGCACGAGGTGGCGATGAGCAACGACATCCAGCGGCCCGCGCCGGGGGAGAACAGCGTCACGGCGGCGGCCTGCGCGATGGTGCGCTCCTGCTTGATCTGCGCCAGCGGTAGGGCGTAGAGGTACACCACATTCAGTGCCACGTAGATCGTGCCGACGGCGATCACGCCCAGCACGAGCGCGCGCGGGATGTTGCGCTGGGGATCCTTCACCTCGCCGGCGGCGCACGTGATGTAGTTCCATCCGTCGTAGGCCCAGAAGACGCCGGTGAGTGCGAGCAGGATGGCGGAGACGAGCGGCATGGGCTCGCTCACCGGGGCCGGCGTGGTGAAGTGCGCCGCCGAGCCGCGTCCGAAGATCAGGCCGAGCGCCACGAACACGGCGATGGCGGCGAACTTGGCCCAGGTCGCGATGTTCTGGAAGACGGCGGCGCGGCGCAGTCCGACGACGTTGACCCAGGTGACGAAGGCGATGGCGAGCAGCGCGACCAACTGGCCGCGCGTGGGCCCCCAGCCGCCGAGCTGGAAGAGCGCCAGCTTTGCGCCGTAGGGCACGACCTGATCCAGGTACGTGGCAAAGCCGACCGAGAGCGCGGCCGTGGTGCCGCTGAAGTTGATGAACAGCACCATCCAGCCGAAGAGGAAGCCGTAGAGGTTGCCGTAGGCTTCGCGAAGGTAGACGTACTGTCCGCCGGAGTTGGGGAACATGGCGCCGAGCTCGGCGAAGGCGAAGCAAGCGAGCAGCGAGATGGCGCCGCCGGCGACCCACACGCCGAGGAAGAGGAGCGGATGCGCGAGGTGCTCGGCGACGTCGGAGACGGCGAGGAAGATGGCCGAGCCGATGATGCCGCCGACCAGCAGCAGGACGGAGTCGAGCAGCGAGAGGCCGCGGATGAGCGAGGGCTGCTCGGTCGAGTCCTGAGCGGCGGTGCGGGCGGCGTCGGTCATCCTTTATCCCATCCCCAGGTCGGCGGCGGCTTCGAGCGGCGTGCCGCAGGCGCGGCAGATGACGGCGGAGCAATCGCCGCAAGTCAGCGGGTCGGTGACTTCGCGCGCGCAACGCGGACAGTAGAGCGGCTCGGGCGCCTGGGGCTTCGTCGCCATTGGTCGGAGAACGTCGCGAAACGATAGCATAGACGCATGACCGAGAAGCGGCCTTTGTCCGTGGACGAGCAGATGCAGAAGGAGTTCAACGAGTGGGCGGCCGCGGGCCGCGGCGAGGAGATGGAGCGCCACCACGCCTCCATCGTGGAGCAGACGCTCCGCCAGATGGACCTGCGGCCGGGCGAGCGCGTGCTCGACATGGGCTGCGGTGCCGGCTGGGCCACGCGCGTCCTGGCGCGCATGGTGGGCGACGGCCCGCAGGGCCACGGGCAGGTCGTCGGCGTCGACATCTCCGACGAGATGATCCGTCGCGCGCGCTCGGGCTCGAAGGACTTCGACAACATCATGTTCGTGTGGGGCTCGGCGCACCAGATCCCGTGGGAAGAGAACTACTTCGACAAAGTCCTCTCGGTCGAGAGCTTCTACTACTACGGCGACCAGGACCGCGCCATCCACGAGCTGTTCCGCGTGCTGGCGCCGAAAGGGAAGCTGTTCATCCTCATCAACCTGTACGAGGAGAACCCGTACTCGTTGCGCTGGGTGGAGGAGCTGAAGGTGCCGGTGCACGCACGCTCGGAGAACGAGTACGTGCAGATGCTCAAAGATCACGGCTTCGAGGGCGTGGAGGCGCGCCGCGTACCGGACCTCTCGCCCACGCCAGACGAGTATTCCGGGAAGTGGTTCAAGAGCGCCGAGGAGCTGCGCGACTTCAAGCGCATCGGGGCGCTGCTGCTGGTGGCCGAGAAGCCGAACGTGCGGTCCCCCGCGCCGCCGTACCAGATCTACTGAGGATCTGTGATTTGTGATTTCTGATTTGTGATTTGCGGGAGGAGGAGACCATGTCCGAGATCGGACCGGAAGTAATGAGGAAACGGACAAAAGCATTCGCGCTGCGGATACTCAAGCTATTCCAGGCTTTGCCGCAACGAACCGACGCTCAGGTTCTCGGAAAACAGTTACTCCGTTCTGGCGGCGAACTACAGAGCAGCGTGCCGATCCCGCTCTAGAGTTGAATTCATCGCTCGCATCGGCGTGGTAGTCGAAGAGGCGGACGAAACCGCGTTCTGGCTCGAGCTGCTATCAGAGTCGGGCATCGTCAAGCCCGAGCGTCTGAGGGAGTTGTACCGCGAAGCCGATGAGCTGACCGCGATATTCGCCGCCACACGCCAGACTGTCCGGCGACGCTAGGAAATCAGAAATCACAAATCACAAATCGCAAATCACTAGACGGCGTCCGACAGCGACGAGAAGTTGAAGTCCCGCACCTTCATCGCCGGCAGGATGCTGTTGCCGATGCGCTTCGGGCGGGAGAGCATCTCGACGTTGGCGAGCACGACCGCCGGGCTCTCGTTCCAGCGGAAGTTCATCACCGGGTACGCGACCTTGCCGTTCTCGATCATGAACAGGCCGTCGCGCGTGAGGCCGGTGAGCTGGATGGTCTGCGGGTTCACGAACCGGATGTAGAAGAAGTGCGTGACCAGCAGGCCGCGCTCGGTGGACTTGATGAGGTCTTCGACCGAGTGGTCTTCGCCTTCGAGGATCAGTCCCTGGCCGGGGTTCGGCGTGGGCGGCACGCCTTTCTTCATCGCCCAGTAGCGGTTGTAGGCCAGGCTCTTGACCACGCCGTTCTCGATCCACGACATCTTCTGGGACGGCAGGAAGCTGGCGCCGCCGCCGCCGCCGCCGCCGAAGAAGAACTGCCCGACGCCGGAGAGCTGCGTGGCGACGTTGCCGGACCACGGCAGGCTGGGATTGCGCGGGTCGAACGGGTCGCTGCGCGCGGTGATCTTCTCGGAGAACAGCTTCTCGCCCACCCGGGTGCCGCCGCCTTTCTTCGACAGGTACGAGCGGCCTTCCTCGGCGTTGCGCGCGTTGAAGGCGCCGAAGACCTGCGGCACCATCTCCTGGACGGCGGCGTGCTCGAGCACCACGGTGTACTTGCCGGGCTCGAGCCTGCGGGGCTTCTGCGACATCACGGCCTTGTCGATGGCGTACCGGCCGGCGGCGGAGAAATCGACTTCGCTCATGCGGGTGCCGTCGGCGCGCGCCCAGCCGGAGCCGGTGCCGTCGGGCGTGCGCACCGTGACGGAATAGTTCACGTTGGTCTGCATGGCGTAGCCGAAGTTGCCGCGCTTGTTGCCGATGGCGAGCGCGTCGGCCTCGCGTTCCACGTAGCCGGCGGAGGTGAGCCCCTTCTTGGCGCATTCCGCGATGGCCGGCCCCACGCCCGCGTTCATCTCCTTCTGGCCGGCGTCGGCCGTGCCCGGGTCGAACGCGCCGGGGATCTCGGGATACTTCTGCGGGCCGATGGGCTCGATGTACTCGGGGTCGGGCGGGGCGTAGCTCGCGAGCTCTTCCGACTTCGCGACCGCGGCCTTGAGGGCGGCATCGCTGGTCTCATTGGTCGCGATGGTGCCGGTCTTCGTCCCCTTGGTGGAGGAGATGGTGATGGCCATCGCCTTCGACTCGCCGGTGGTGGTGATGGAGTTGTTGGCGAAGCGGTTGTTGGCGATGTCGGAGGCGCCGATGGAGACGTTGCACTCGTCGGCCTTGGAGTAGGAGAGGATCTTGTCGATGAGGATCTTGGCTTCGTCGCGCGTCATCAGCATCTTGGCTCTCCTTCAATCCTGCTTTGATCGCGCGGGCAAGAAGCCCGCGCCCCTGCCGGCGAGACGCCGGCGCTCCTAATCCGTGAGCAGCACGTTGACCTGGCGGAAGCGGCACGGCGAGCAGCCGTGCGACATCGCGTTGATCTGTCCGGGTTGGCCCTTGCCGTCGCTCGTGAGGCCGTGGTTCACCCAGAAGCGCTTGTCGGCGACGCCGTCGAGCTGCGCCCAGAAGTCCGGCGTGCGCGACTGGTAAGCGACGCGCGAGATCATCTTGCCCTTCTTGCCGCCCTTGATCTCCCAGAAAGCGTCACCGCCGAACTGGAAGTTGTAGCGCTGGTGGTCGATGGACCAGGAGCCGCGCCCGTCAATGAGCACGCCGTCGTCGACGCCCGCGATCAGGTCGTCGAGCGTCATCGGCTTCTCGCCCGGCTTCAGCCAGACGTTGGGGATGCGCTGGAACGGGACGGAGTCGAACGAGTCGGCGTAGCAGCAGCCGCGCGATTCTTTCTCGCCGATGAGGTGCGCCTGGTCGCGGATGGTCTGGAAGCCGACCAGCGTGCCGTTCTTCACGATGTCGAATGAGGTGGTCTTGACGCCGTCGTCGTCGTAGCCGCAGGTGGACATGCCGCGCTCCAGCGTGCGGTCGCCGACGATGTTCATCCACCCGCTGCCGTACTTCAGCTTGCCGAGGTCGCTGGTCTTCAGGAACGAGGTGCCGGCGTAGTTGGCCTCGTAGCCGAGCACGCGGTCGAGCTCGGTGGCGTGGCCGACAGATTCGTGGATGGTGAGGGCAAGGTGGTTGGGCATCAGCACCACGTCCTTCTTGCCGGGCGTGACGGGCGGGGCCGAGAGGTGCTCCACCACCTCCTCGCCGATGCGGCGCGCGTTGCCGGCGAGGTCGCCTTCCACGATGGCCTCGTAGCCGGCGGTGACGGGCGAGGGCGAGTAGTTGCGCGTCCTCGCGATGCCGGCCTGCCGGTCCACGGCCTGCACGCCGAGCTGCCCGTAGTTCTGCACCACGTACTGCTGGATGCGCGAGCCTTCACTGGAGGCGAAAAAGCGGTCCTCGACGTGCGTGACGATGGAAGAGTTTGCCGAGAATACCTTAGGTACTGCTTTAGCCTCGGTGTTGGCCTTCTGCAAGAGCTCGAGCTTCTCCGGGATGGAGACGCTGAACGGATCCTGCTTGAACGGAGTGGTGTACCTGTCGACGTAGGTCTTGTTGGCGGCGAGCTTCACCGGCTGTTTCTGGAGCGCGGCGTTGGCCTTCGCGACCGCGACCGCGACGCCGGCGACGCGCGCGATCTCCTCCGGCGAGACGACGTTGCTGGCCGCGAAGCCCCAGGTGCCGTTGGCGATCACGCGGACGCCGAAGCCGAAGGTCTGCGTCTCGTTGACGCTGGGCACGTGGTTCAACTTGCCGGAGTCGCGATCGGGATTGGAGCGCAGCGCGACCACCTGGTCGCGGTAGCGGTTGATGCGGACATCGGCGTAACTGGCGCCCAGCTTCTTGGCGCGATCGAGCGCGATCGCGGCGAGCTTGGCGAGCTCCGCAGAAGGAGCGCCGCCGGTGTTGGTGGCCATCGCCTGGGGCAGGCCGTAGAGCTCGTCGGCCAGCGCGGCCGCCGCGGCGCCCGCCGAGACGGCCAGGAAGGTGCGTCGAGAAAAGGTCATGACGCGCTCCGAATAGAAAGTTGAGGACCGGAAGTTCTAGCAGAGGAAGTTGGACGGCGCAACCGGCGGAAGGTCACCCGCGCTCAGTGCTTGAGCTTCTCCGGCCAGTTCACGGTGATGGTGAACGGTTCGGCGCTGCCCTGGCTGTAGACGGTCATGTAGAAGTGCTGGCCGTCGGGAGACGGGTAGTAGAACTGGTTGAAGACCGGGTGCGGGTTCAGATCGAAGAGCGGTTTGGGCGCGGCGGCGGAAAAGTTATCGTCCTGCGCGGTGATCTCCGCGGTAAGCAGGGTGGTGTACGACGAGTTGCTGAAGAAGAGTTCCTTTCCGTTCCTGCTCCAGGTGGACTGGAGCGCGCCGCCGCTGGAGATCTGCCACTTGCCCTTGGGGGTGGCGTCGTTCGGGTCGGGCCGGAAGGGGACGACGTAGATCTCGTAGCGTCCGGAGTCGCGCCCGCTGAAGGCGAGCCACTTGCCGTCGGGCGAGACGCTAGGGCCACGCGCGTCGGCGTCCATCTTGAGCAGCAGGAACGGCTTGCCCCCGGCGCTGGTCGGCAGCGCCCACACCTCCCACTTCACCTGCGGGCTGACCGCGTGTTTTTCAAAGACGACGTACTTGCCGTCGGGGCTCCAGCCGGAAGGGTAGACCTCGTCGGGTGTTTCCAGCAGAACCTGCTCGCTGCCAAGCCCAGAGGCGGGCTTCAGCCGAATGCTGGTGGCGCGGGAGCCGCCGCTGACGGCGGCGGAGCTTGCGTAGAGCAGCTTACTGCCGTCCGGTGAGAAATACGGACAGCAGGACTGGTCGTCGAAGGTGAAGCGCGACTTCTGGCGGGCCACCGGATCGAAGTTCCAGATGTTGGTGTGCGTCCCGCCGGGCTCGCGGATGGAGAAGGCCAGCTTGCCGCCGGGTGCGAGCGCCAGCGCGCCGATCATCGAGGGCTCGGTGGTGAGCAGCGTCTCGGCGCCTTTGCGGTCGACCGAGATCAGCCTGGTCCCGACGTCGACGGCGCCGGACTGGAACGCGAGCACGCCGTTCCTGGAACTGGAGAAGACCGCGAAGTTGAACTGCGGGTCCACCTGCACCTGCTCGGCGATGGGTGCGGGCTCGCCGGAGAACGTGCCCTTCACCGGATCGAAGGGTTGCGCGAGCAGCGTGCTCTCGCGCGTGTAGAGCAGGCGGCCATCGGCGAAGGCAACGTTGGCGGTGACTTCGTCGAGGCGGGTCGCCTTGGCCGGGTCGGCCAGGCTGGCGAAGAACGCGCTGGTCTGGGCGCCCTGCGCGACGTAGATGAAGTGGTCGCCATCGGGCATGAAGTACGGGAAGCGGTGGCTGGTCTGGCTGACCTGCCGGTCGAGCTCGGTGACCTTCACCGGCCCGGCGCCGCCGGCGGCGGTGGTACGCAGCAGCGCCCCATCGCGCTGGCCGAAGAGGATGACGCCTTGCTCGTTCCATGCGCCGCCGCGGCCTTCGGCGACGTCGCATATGTTGAGCACCACACCGGTAGAGATCTCGACCTTCTTCAGCTTGCCGTTGGAAAAGAACCCGAGGAAGCGTCCGTCGGGCGACCAGAACGGATAGATGGCGCCCTCGGTGCCGCTCAGGGGGCGCGCCTCGACCGAGTCCAGGCTGCGCAGCCAGAGCGCGCGGTCGCCGATGCGTCCGACGACGGTCCCGACGAACGCGACTCGCCTGCCATCGGGGGAGACGGCGGGCGGTCCCGCCAGGCCACGGAAGTTGAAGGCGTTCTTCTCCGGCGGCATCACGGTGAACTGGTAGAGCTCGCGCGGCCGCGTGCGCTGGTAGACGAGGAAGCCGGCGGCGACCAGCAGCGCGAGCAGCACGCCCGAGGCCCAGGCCAGGCGCTCGCGGTTCTTGCGGCGATGCGCGAGAGGCGCGGGGATGCCGAGCTGCGTGCCGCCTTCCATGATCCAGCGCAACTGCAGCTTGAGATCGTGCGCGGTCTGAAAGCGCTCGTCGGGATCCTTTGCCAGGCAGGTGCGCACGACGCGGTCCAGCGCCGGCGGCGTCATGGGCGCCAGTTCGGTCAGCGGCTTGGGATCGGCGGAGAGGATGGACGCGATCAGGCTCGCCTTGGTGCGCCCGGAGAAGGCCGGCTTGCCGGTCGCCATCTCGTAAAGGACCTCGCCGAACGCGAAGATGTCGGTGCGGACGTCGGCCTCGTGTCCCTCGAGCTGCTCCGGCGACATGTACTGGAAGGTGCCGACGATGGTGCCCTCCGCCGTCAGCTTCTTGTTGTCGGCGGTCATCTCGGTGAGCGCGGTGGCGAGCGGCGCGCTCTCGCTGCCCTTGGCCAGGCCGAAGTCCATCAGCTTGGCGCCGCCCTTGGTCAGCATGATGTTCGCCGGCTTGAGGTCGCGGTGCACGATGCCTTGCTTGTGCGAGCGCTCGAGCGCGTCGGCGACCTGCACGGCGATCTTCAAGATCTCGTCCAGCGGCAGGGGGCCCTTCTCGAGCCGCTTGTCGAGCGTCTCGCCCTCCAGGTACTCCATGACGAGGAAGTCGACGCCCGACTGGTGGCCGACGTCGAACAGCGTGCAGATATTGGGGTGCGAGAGCATCGCGATCGCCTTGGCCTCGCGCTCCAGGCGCTGGCGCATGGCGGTGTCGGTCGAGAGGTGGCCGGGCAGGATCTTGATGGCGACGATGCGGTCGAGGCGCGTGTCGCGCGCGCGATAGACCTCGCCCATGCCGCCGGCGCCGATGGCGGCGAGCACTTCGTAAGGGCCGAGATGCGTTCCGGGAGCGACTTGCATAGGGTAGAGGGTGCCGGATTATACCGCGCTGGTGGAGAGCGCCGGACTTTACTTCGTTTCGAAGGCGAGCGACCAGGAAGTGTCGAGCCGCAGCTTGCCCTTGTAGTACGGGTCATTCTTGGGCATGTAGCCGAGGTGGACAGGGAAGACGTCGCCCGGACCGCTCGGCGTGATGACCGCGCGCTGGTGGCACGCGGCGCAGTTCGACTTCGGACCGTAGGCGAACGCGGCTTCGAGATACGGGTTGAACGCGATGGTATTGTGGCCGTCGGGTTCTTTCGGCAACTCGGCGTGGAAGACGGAGTGCATCTTGTAGTTGCGGAAGACGCCGGGGACCTGCGCGATGCGGTCGCTGCCGAGCGGCGCCTGGTCGGGCTCGTCGTGCCAGTAGACGGTGAACCACACCCAGTCGGGGATCTCGCGGGTGGAGACATGCGAGGCGACGAGCGCGACGTAGTCGCCGGCTTCGAACTTGCGTCCCCACATGCGGACGGTGAGCTCGTCGGCGAGCGGCAGGTTGTTGATCCACTCGACCAGCTTGGGATCGTTCACCTGCACGGTGAACAGGCGCGACATCGGCACGACGCGCGCCGGGCGCGTGGTGATGCGCTGCATCTTCGCGTCCTGCGGGTCGAAGAACTTCACCTCGGCGGTCTCGCCCGCCGGCACGCGCGCGCGGCGCGGGTCAATGGCGACAACGCGCGCGAACGCCTCGAAGTCGTTGCCTTCTTCCTCGTGCGACTTCATCGCCTCTTGCTGCGCGGGCGGGAGGTCCTGGAACGCGCCCATCGCGACCAGCGCCCTGTCGCCGCGTCCCCAGGTGATGGGGCGGGTCGGCATGTCGTCCCACACGGGGAAGGCGGTGAGGCCATCGCGGCGCACGGGCCACCACACGGTCTTCACCGAGATGGCGTCGCTGGGGAAGTCCGCGACGTCGCTGAACCCGCTCGCCGCCATCTGCAGGAGCTTCTGCTTCGACTGGTAGCCGTTGCGGCGGACGTGGTAGCGGAAGGAGTCGTTGTAGAGGTTGAAGCTGAGAATGGCGTCGCCGGAGCCGATGTTCTTCTGCGACGGGATGCGGAATTCGGGCGCGAACGTGCGCCGGGCGAGAAGCTCGGCGGGCCCGAACGTTTCCGAGACCTCGTACCACGTGAGGTAGCGCGGGAAACCGCCGGAGGTAGGCTGCGTCATCGCGGCCCAGACGGTCCAGGCGTGGCGGCGCATGGCGAGCGTGTCGGTGGCGTCGAGCATCTTGAGCAGGTCGATCTGGCGCGCGGGCAGGCCGGGCGCGGCGGCGTCCGCATAAGCGATCGAGGCGCCGGCTTGGGGAGGTTGCCGCTCCCGCTGGGCGAACATCGCCGAAGAGGCGACAGCCGCCAGCACAAGAAGACCGCAGATGCTGGTTTTCACGGTGCCGGAGTTCTAGCAGAGCAGGTCGGAACCTCGCAAGCGCAGAAAGAGCTGGGACTGCCGTACAATCGGCCGAAACGGAGGCCCTATGAGACGCCTGATCTCACTCATGTTTCTCGTCACCCTGATGGCCGCTCCTCTGGCAGCGACCGAGCAAGCGGACGTGATGAAGGTCGTGAACCAGTTCGTGGACGGCTTCAATAAGGGCGACACGAAGTCGGCGCTGGCGACGTGCGCTTCGCCGGCGTTCATCATCGACGAGTTCCCGCCCTACGCGTGGCAGGGC encodes:
- a CDS encoding aromatic ring-hydroxylating dioxygenase subunit alpha is translated as MDTTLEAIIRNYDDTAPLERAHTIPAEWYTDERVAELERRTVFARSWQMVGRAEQLAHPGQFITAEVAGEPIVAVRGADQQLRAFYNVCRHHAAAVMTEPCGTAQHLRCPYHGWTYGLDGALKGVPEFDGVQCFERSQMGLVPVRVELWEKFVFVCLDPNAVSLSDYLGAMVQQFTPMHLEKLHFAERRVFELKCNWKVFVDNYLDGGYHVPHLHKGLNSILEYKNYTIENNGRFCLQSSPIDPSGGEAMTAQVRQGQALYYWLYPNVMFNWYEGYLDTNLVFPLAIDHMLVAFDFYFADVSPASAARNKQSMDVSERIQDEDHSICESVQRGLKSRAYGTGRLSVRREAGEHLFHRLLAQDLRSGLAKSTAAD
- a CDS encoding amino acid permease; its protein translation is MTDAARTAAQDSTEQPSLIRGLSLLDSVLLLVGGIIGSAIFLAVSDVAEHLAHPLLFLGVWVAGGAISLLACFAFAELGAMFPNSGGQYVYLREAYGNLYGFLFGWMVLFINFSGTTAALSVGFATYLDQVVPYGAKLALFQLGGWGPTRGQLVALLAIAFVTWVNVVGLRRAAVFQNIATWAKFAAIAVFVALGLIFGRGSAAHFTTPAPVSEPMPLVSAILLALTGVFWAYDGWNYITCAAGEVKDPQRNIPRALVLGVIAVGTIYVALNVVYLYALPLAQIKQERTIAQAAAVTLFSPGAGRWMSLLIATSCFGAASACTLAGARVVYAMACDKAFFPQLSYVHPRYRTPSRSLVVLGAWSGVLALSGRYDELYTYVMFMGVIAYVGTVAALFVLRRTRPDVPRPYRCTGYPGLPAIYLVIGSIWAAIVAYTNRKEALVGVFIMLIGVPGYLYWKRSARKPEQR
- a CDS encoding class I SAM-dependent methyltransferase, with translation MTEKRPLSVDEQMQKEFNEWAAAGRGEEMERHHASIVEQTLRQMDLRPGERVLDMGCGAGWATRVLARMVGDGPQGHGQVVGVDISDEMIRRARSGSKDFDNIMFVWGSAHQIPWEENYFDKVLSVESFYYYGDQDRAIHELFRVLAPKGKLFILINLYEENPYSLRWVEELKVPVHARSENEYVQMLKDHGFEGVEARRVPDLSPTPDEYSGKWFKSAEELRDFKRIGALLLVAEKPNVRSPAPPYQIY
- a CDS encoding TldD/PmbA family protein, whose protein sequence is MLMTRDEAKILIDKILSYSKADECNVSIGASDIANNRFANNSITTTGESKAMAITISSTKGTKTGTIATNETSDAALKAAVAKSEELASYAPPDPEYIEPIGPQKYPEIPGAFDPGTADAGQKEMNAGVGPAIAECAKKGLTSAGYVEREADALAIGNKRGNFGYAMQTNVNYSVTVRTPDGTGSGWARADGTRMSEVDFSAAGRYAIDKAVMSQKPRRLEPGKYTVVLEHAAVQEMVPQVFGAFNARNAEEGRSYLSKKGGGTRVGEKLFSEKITARSDPFDPRNPSLPWSGNVATQLSGVGQFFFGGGGGGGASFLPSQKMSWIENGVVKSLAYNRYWAMKKGVPPTPNPGQGLILEGEDHSVEDLIKSTERGLLVTHFFYIRFVNPQTIQLTGLTRDGLFMIENGKVAYPVMNFRWNESPAVVLANVEMLSRPKRIGNSILPAMKVRDFNFSSLSDAV
- a CDS encoding TldD/PmbA family protein, which translates into the protein MTFSRRTFLAVSAGAAAAALADELYGLPQAMATNTGGAPSAELAKLAAIALDRAKKLGASYADVRINRYRDQVVALRSNPDRDSGKLNHVPSVNETQTFGFGVRVIANGTWGFAASNVVSPEEIARVAGVAVAVAKANAALQKQPVKLAANKTYVDRYTTPFKQDPFSVSIPEKLELLQKANTEAKAVPKVFSANSSIVTHVEDRFFASSEGSRIQQYVVQNYGQLGVQAVDRQAGIARTRNYSPSPVTAGYEAIVEGDLAGNARRIGEEVVEHLSAPPVTPGKKDVVLMPNHLALTIHESVGHATELDRVLGYEANYAGTSFLKTSDLGKLKYGSGWMNIVGDRTLERGMSTCGYDDDGVKTTSFDIVKNGTLVGFQTIRDQAHLIGEKESRGCCYADSFDSVPFQRIPNVWLKPGEKPMTLDDLIAGVDDGVLIDGRGSWSIDHQRYNFQFGGDAFWEIKGGKKGKMISRVAYQSRTPDFWAQLDGVADKRFWVNHGLTSDGKGQPGQINAMSHGCSPCRFRQVNVLLTD
- a CDS encoding protein kinase, whose amino-acid sequence is MQVAPGTHLGPYEVLAAIGAGGMGEVYRARDTRLDRIVAIKILPGHLSTDTAMRQRLEREAKAIAMLSHPNICTLFDVGHQSGVDFLVMEYLEGETLDKRLEKGPLPLDEILKIAVQVADALERSHKQGIVHRDLKPANIMLTKGGAKLMDFGLAKGSESAPLATALTEMTADNKKLTAEGTIVGTFQYMSPEQLEGHEADVRTDIFAFGEVLYEMATGKPAFSGRTKASLIASILSADPKPLTELAPMTPPALDRVVRTCLAKDPDERFQTAHDLKLQLRWIMEGGTQLGIPAPLAHRRKNRERLAWASGVLLALLVAAGFLVYQRTRPRELYQFTVMPPEKNAFNFRGLAGPPAVSPDGRRVAFVGTVVGRIGDRALWLRSLDSVEARPLSGTEGAIYPFWSPDGRFLGFFSNGKLKKVEISTGVVLNICDVAEGRGGAWNEQGVILFGQRDGALLRTTAAGGAGPVKVTELDRQVSQTSHRFPYFMPDGDHFIYVAQGAQTSAFFASLADPAKATRLDEVTANVAFADGRLLYTRESTLLAQPFDPVKGTFSGEPAPIAEQVQVDPQFNFAVFSSSRNGVLAFQSGAVDVGTRLISVDRKGAETLLTTEPSMIGALALAPGGKLAFSIREPGGTHTNIWNFDPVARQKSRFTFDDQSCCPYFSPDGSKLLYASSAAVSGGSRATSIRLKPASGLGSEQVLLETPDEVYPSGWSPDGKYVVFEKHAVSPQVKWEVWALPTSAGGKPFLLLKMDADARGPSVSPDGKWLAFSGRDSGRYEIYVVPFRPDPNDATPKGKWQISSGGALQSTWSRNGKELFFSNSSYTTLLTAEITAQDDNFSAAAPKPLFDLNPHPVFNQFYYPSPDGQHFYMTVYSQGSAEPFTITVNWPEKLKH